The proteins below are encoded in one region of Aquisphaera giovannonii:
- the carA gene encoding glutamine-hydrolyzing carbamoyl-phosphate synthase small subunit — MSDTAKLALEDGTVFTGRAFGARGEVDGEVVFNTSMTGYQEILTDPSYHGQIVTMTYPEIGNYGVNHDDAESRRPWVRGFVVRELSGRASNFRSQGSLDGFLKEHGILGIEGIDTRALVRLTRTRGAMKGILSTTDTDDAGLVEKARRSPGLVGRDLAREVMPRESFTWEPGLYSSYYVDPSGRDVGTRQVRDGASSGPDARRPHVVAMDYGMKWNILRFLAETGCRVTVVPGSTPAEAILEQQPDGIFLSNGPGDPSALVEAVEALRTLIRSAADSRGIPIFGICLGHQLLGQAFGGRTFKLKFGHRGANHPVRNERTGRVEITTQNHGFAVDPSTLPADVELSHVNLNDQTLEGLRHKSLPVFGVQYHPEASAGPHDSQYLFDEFRALMS, encoded by the coding sequence ATGTCCGATACGGCGAAGCTGGCGCTCGAGGACGGCACCGTGTTCACCGGCAGGGCCTTCGGCGCCCGCGGGGAGGTGGACGGGGAGGTCGTCTTCAACACGAGCATGACCGGATACCAGGAGATCCTCACCGACCCCTCGTATCACGGCCAGATCGTGACCATGACCTATCCGGAGATCGGCAACTACGGCGTCAACCACGACGACGCCGAGAGCCGCAGGCCCTGGGTCCGCGGCTTCGTCGTCCGCGAGCTGAGCGGGCGCGCCAGCAACTTCCGCTCCCAGGGCTCGCTCGACGGATTCCTGAAGGAGCATGGCATCCTGGGCATCGAGGGGATCGACACCCGCGCGCTCGTCCGCCTGACCCGGACCCGGGGCGCGATGAAGGGGATCCTCTCCACGACGGACACGGACGATGCCGGCCTGGTCGAGAAGGCGCGTCGGAGCCCGGGGCTGGTGGGCCGCGACCTGGCCCGCGAGGTGATGCCCCGGGAGAGCTTCACCTGGGAGCCCGGCCTCTATTCCAGCTACTACGTGGATCCCAGCGGGCGGGACGTGGGCACCCGCCAGGTCCGCGATGGAGCGTCGTCGGGCCCCGACGCGAGGCGTCCGCACGTCGTCGCGATGGATTACGGGATGAAGTGGAACATCCTCCGCTTCCTGGCGGAGACGGGCTGCCGGGTGACGGTCGTCCCGGGCTCGACACCCGCGGAGGCGATCCTCGAGCAGCAGCCGGACGGGATCTTCCTCTCCAACGGCCCCGGCGACCCCAGCGCCCTCGTGGAGGCCGTCGAGGCCCTCCGGACCTTGATCCGCTCGGCGGCGGACTCGCGGGGCATCCCGATCTTCGGGATCTGCCTGGGCCATCAGCTCCTCGGCCAGGCGTTCGGGGGCAGGACGTTCAAGCTCAAGTTCGGCCACCGCGGCGCCAACCACCCCGTCCGCAACGAGCGGACCGGCAGGGTCGAGATCACCACGCAGAACCACGGGTTCGCCGTCGATCCGAGCACGCTCCCCGCGGACGTGGAGCTCAGCCACGTCAACCTGAACGACCAGACCCTGGAGGGCTTGAGGCACAAGTCGCTGCCGGTCTTCGGCGTCCAGTACCACCCCGAGGCCTCCGCCGGCCCGCACGACAGCCAGTACCTCTTCGACGAGTTCCGGGCCCTCATGTCCTGA
- a CDS encoding RNA polymerase sigma factor translates to MRDPTGNDADARLIQEAFVRETYEGLYRWLRRLSGSAELAADLTQEAFAAYWASRDRRPPGLPPRGWLYAIGRNLWRKAARDRRVPEPAELSLLAAADRPPDLAYDDREFDAAVQAALSRLPAELREVFVLRFWHEFEYAEIAAVQGASSALVRWRYFAARGRLHRELADWAPISREKEGHHAS, encoded by the coding sequence TTGAGAGATCCTACCGGGAACGATGCGGACGCACGCCTCATCCAGGAGGCGTTCGTCCGGGAGACCTATGAGGGTCTCTACCGCTGGCTCCGCCGCCTCTCCGGCTCCGCGGAGCTCGCGGCGGACCTGACCCAGGAGGCCTTCGCGGCCTACTGGGCCAGCCGAGACCGCCGCCCGCCGGGGCTCCCGCCCCGGGGCTGGCTCTACGCCATCGGCCGCAACCTGTGGCGCAAGGCCGCCCGCGATCGCAGGGTCCCGGAACCCGCGGAGCTGAGCCTTCTCGCCGCCGCGGACCGCCCACCCGACCTCGCGTACGACGATCGCGAGTTCGACGCCGCCGTGCAGGCCGCGCTGAGCCGGCTCCCGGCGGAGCTGCGCGAGGTCTTCGTCCTCCGGTTCTGGCACGAATTCGAGTACGCGGAAATCGCCGCGGTCCAGGGGGCCAGCTCGGCCCTCGTCCGCTGGCGATACTTCGCGGCCCGGGGCCGGCTCCATCGCGAGCTCGCCGACTGGGCCCCCATCTCCCGCGAGAAGGAGGGACATCATGCGAGCTGA